Proteins found in one Phycodurus eques isolate BA_2022a chromosome 18, UOR_Pequ_1.1, whole genome shotgun sequence genomic segment:
- the LOC133417103 gene encoding LOW QUALITY PROTEIN: uncharacterized protein LOC133417103 (The sequence of the model RefSeq protein was modified relative to this genomic sequence to represent the inferred CDS: substituted 1 base at 1 genomic stop codon), whose product MLRFSFHLLVLRVXISCVGLVGNVFLIFCIFQTRDSSGKTFELFLLGLATVNLEEIVIVNIYDFVILQKSYAVWDVWLCRSLKFLMVLGEISGILFTVLISVYRYQKLRDANKRVRLPIYLDNIRAAIGFCVGISMLSSAPIFFVKLQGPTGNLMGNHTSNHTGCRPDFFLCSNDHCPTINRIYKYAFILLCYLLLLAVVTLTSCFIVAVLLGPRTAVKPVASVSGSTQIERRRKVRRLHRRTVAILAAMALFQVDWTLYLILQMIFNAADFPFWIELEFFISTSYMSISPYVFGIGKSLFAIKKK is encoded by the coding sequence ATGCTCAGGTTTTCCTTCCACCTCCTGGTCTTGAGAGTCTAAATTTCTTGCGTGGGCCTTGTGGGTAATGTCTTCCTCATCTTCTGCATCTTTCAGACCAGGGACTCCTCGGGCAAGACGTTCGAGTTGTTTCTTCTGGGATTAGCCACAGTCAACCTGGAAGAGATTGTCATCGTCAACATCTATGACTTTGTCATCCTTCAGAAGTCCTACGCTGTCTGGGACGTGTGGCTGTGCCGTTCGCTGAAGTTCTTGATGGTGTTGGGGGAAATCAGCGGCATCCTCTTCACTGTCCTCATCAGCGTCTACCGCTACCAGAAGCTCAGAGACGCCAACAAGAGGGTCCGCCTTCCCATCTACCTGGATAACATCCGTGCCGCAATCGGGTTTTGCGTTGGTATCTCTATGCTCTCGAGTGCCCCCATTTTTTTCGTGAAACTGCAAGGCCCGACGGGGAATCTCATGGGGAACCATACTTCGAACCACACAGGATGCCGGCCGGATTTCTTTCTATGCAGCAACGACCACTGTCCGACGATTAACCGCATTTACAAGTATGCCTTCATCCTGCTGTGCTACTTGCTGCTTCTGGCCGTCGTCACGCTTACAAGCTGCTTCATCGTCGCCGTGTTGCTCGGACCAAGGACCGCAGTTAAGCCTGTCGCTAGCGTGAGTGGCTCCACCCAGATTGAGAGAAGGCGTAAGGTTCGGAGGCTCCACCGGAGGACCGTTGCAATCCTGGCGGCGATGGCTTTGTTTCAGGTAGACTGGACTCTCTATCTGATTTTGCAAATGATTTTCAATGCCGCTGACTTTCCATTTTGGATAGAACTGGAGTTCTTTATTTCCACGTCCTACATGTCCATCAGTCCATACGTGTTTGGGATAGGTAAAAGCTTAttcgccattaaaaaaaaataa